The following proteins are co-located in the Imtechella halotolerans genome:
- the nadB gene encoding L-aspartate oxidase: protein MKTDLLILGTGIAGLSIAVKAAEKYPKRNIAIVTKLIPEESNTQYAQGGIAVVLDKLEDSFQNHIKDTLISGDGHCRKKVVNHVVRNAPKRLKELIRWGAQFDKKTDTLLALEREGGHSHNRIVHHKDITGSEVIRALLHTARELPNITFLDHHFALDLLLDSSRKKCFGIMALHQLSGTIIPLKAKNTVIATGGVGHIFGHTSNPSIATGDGIAMALRAGARTRDMAFVQYHPTVLYQPGVSMPFLISEAVRGAGAHIRNAAGERFVLQYDPRGELATRDIVSRCIYEEMKRTGKSHVFLDATLLSYSHFQNTFPTILKKCESIGIDIRKDWIPIVPAQHYLCGGISVDKNGQTSIQQLYACGESSYTGLHGANRLASNSLLEALVYAHEIVLHIGKHLRKNIFSKKISTPIYDLTKPETPKEILTILTQTLHNVMQHYRGIVLTSEELRTATELLEKLYQEAKALTYQYRTTASLYEVINMITVAQEIVVQSLDQNKNRGCYYNKDL from the coding sequence ATGAAAACAGACCTACTTATTCTTGGTACTGGAATTGCAGGACTTTCAATAGCTGTTAAGGCGGCCGAAAAATACCCAAAACGTAATATTGCAATCGTCACCAAACTAATTCCAGAAGAATCCAACACCCAATATGCTCAAGGTGGGATTGCAGTAGTTCTTGACAAATTAGAAGATTCCTTCCAAAACCATATAAAAGACACCCTAATATCAGGAGATGGTCACTGTAGAAAAAAAGTTGTAAATCATGTTGTGCGCAACGCACCCAAACGACTTAAGGAACTTATAAGATGGGGAGCGCAATTTGATAAAAAAACAGATACACTTCTTGCCTTAGAGAGAGAAGGAGGCCATTCCCATAATCGAATAGTACATCATAAAGATATTACAGGTAGCGAAGTGATCCGTGCATTGCTTCATACTGCACGAGAATTACCCAACATTACCTTTCTAGACCACCACTTTGCACTAGATTTACTGCTGGACTCCTCTCGGAAAAAATGTTTTGGTATCATGGCGTTACATCAGCTTTCTGGTACTATTATTCCTCTTAAAGCAAAAAATACAGTAATTGCAACCGGAGGTGTTGGACACATTTTTGGCCATACTTCAAACCCATCAATTGCCACTGGAGATGGTATTGCTATGGCTTTACGAGCAGGTGCTCGCACTCGTGATATGGCTTTTGTTCAGTACCATCCAACGGTACTCTATCAACCTGGAGTATCAATGCCATTCCTTATTTCAGAAGCAGTCCGAGGAGCAGGGGCCCATATCCGAAATGCAGCTGGCGAGAGATTTGTATTACAATATGACCCCAGAGGTGAACTTGCAACACGAGATATAGTGTCACGTTGTATATATGAGGAAATGAAACGAACTGGGAAATCACATGTTTTTTTGGACGCAACTCTACTATCATATTCACATTTTCAAAACACATTTCCTACGATCCTTAAAAAGTGTGAGTCAATAGGAATTGACATCCGCAAAGACTGGATTCCCATAGTACCAGCACAACATTATTTATGCGGAGGTATTTCGGTGGATAAAAACGGACAAACTAGCATACAACAACTCTATGCCTGTGGAGAAAGCAGCTACACGGGACTTCATGGAGCCAATAGACTTGCCTCAAATTCATTACTTGAAGCATTAGTTTACGCCCATGAAATTGTATTACACATCGGGAAACATTTACGTAAAAATATTTTTTCGAAAAAGATTAGTACTCCAATATACGATCTAACGAAACCTGAAACTCCAAAAGAAATTTTAACCATTCTAACCCAAACATTACACAATGTAATGCAACATTACAGAGGAATTGTACTAACAAGTGAAGAGCTTCGTACTGCTACAGAACTATTGGAAAAATTATACCAAGAAGCAAAAGCACTTACCTATCAATATCGAACCACAGCATCATTATATGAAGTAATAAATATGATAACTGTTGCACAAGAAATTGTAGTTCAATCCTTAGACCAAAATAAAAATAGAGGCTGCTATTATAATAAAGACCTTTAA
- a CDS encoding DoxX family membrane protein produces MDTNVQRVKHLLKYTFGFVPIVAGLDKFSNILTNWSQYVSEGFAEILPFEPSTLMMIVGVVEILAGVLVLTKTKIGAIVVSVWLTAIALTLIFSWSYVDVAVRDLVMAIAAFSLAKLSDIKEVKASS; encoded by the coding sequence ATGGATACTAATGTACAGAGAGTTAAACACCTTTTGAAATATACTTTTGGATTCGTTCCAATTGTAGCAGGATTGGATAAATTTTCAAACATATTAACTAATTGGAGTCAATATGTGTCGGAAGGTTTTGCAGAAATACTGCCTTTTGAACCATCTACTTTGATGATGATAGTTGGAGTTGTTGAGATTCTAGCAGGAGTTTTAGTATTAACTAAAACTAAGATTGGGGCAATTGTTGTTTCAGTATGGTTAACTGCAATTGCCCTAACCCTTATTTTTTCTTGGTCTTATGTAGACGTTGCAGTTAGAGATTTGGTAATGGCTATTGCGGCTTTTTCTTTGGCAAAACTTTCTGACATAAAAGAAGTGAAAGCTTCTAGTTAA
- a CDS encoding RNA polymerase sigma factor, with translation MRAIPINHQKITDEIIINRILSGEKELYEILVRRNNQKLFRIIRSYIKGQEEIEDIMQNSYIKAFTNLHQFNSNSKFSTWLIRIAINESLVVLKNKGNIIHLNSFYQGKNDLSIIEFPDNIQSNPQEKMIQNEAKQLLENAIDKLEFKYRVVYIMKEVEEMSLKEIATTLDLSLANVKIRLHRSKEMLKEILYKLSNTKDLFEFGFKQCDRLTEKVMGKIQ, from the coding sequence ATGAGAGCCATACCTATTAATCATCAAAAAATTACAGATGAAATTATAATAAATCGCATTTTGAGTGGCGAGAAGGAATTATATGAGATTTTGGTAAGACGTAACAACCAAAAACTATTTCGAATCATTAGAAGCTATATCAAAGGCCAAGAAGAGATAGAAGATATAATGCAGAACAGCTATATTAAAGCATTCACGAATTTGCATCAATTTAATTCAAATTCCAAGTTTTCAACTTGGCTAATTCGCATTGCAATTAATGAATCATTAGTAGTTCTAAAAAACAAAGGGAATATTATACACTTGAATAGTTTTTACCAAGGTAAGAATGATTTGTCTATTATAGAATTCCCTGACAACATACAATCAAATCCACAAGAAAAAATGATACAAAATGAAGCAAAGCAGCTCCTAGAAAATGCAATTGACAAATTGGAATTTAAATACAGGGTAGTTTATATAATGAAAGAAGTGGAAGAAATGAGTTTAAAGGAAATAGCAACAACCTTAGATCTAAGTCTTGCTAATGTAAAAATAAGACTACACCGTTCAAAAGAAATGCTAAAAGAAATACTTTACAAATTATCAAATACTAAGGATCTATTTGAATTTGGTTTTAAACAATGTGACCGATTAACTGAAAAAGTAATGGGGAAAATACAATAA
- the mutS gene encoding DNA mismatch repair protein MutS, whose product MKQYNQIKAKYPDALLLFRIGDFYETFGEDAIKAAGVLGIVLTHRNNGGDRTELAGFPHHSLNTYLPKLVKAGMRVAICDQLEDPKQTKTIVKRGVTELITPGVALNDDILHARTNNFLAALWQGKAQWGISFLDVSTGEFLTSQGTVEYIDKLLQNFRPSEVLVPKKIKKECKELFGDGFHTFLLEDWVFQEDFAFETLTGHFKTNSLKGFGIEQLNEGIATSGAILYYLSETQHHKLEHISTLQRIAEEDYVWMDRFTIRNLELYHSQASNAVTLLDVIDKTLSPMGGRMLKRWLALPLKNGIKIKQRHEVVTYLLDHEDIHKKIQHQLKQIGDLERLISKVATGKINPREVVQLKNSMSAISPVKAIAIASENEALQRLGERLQNGELLSSRIKEMLTEEAPVQIQKGNVIAPGFSDELDELRNLSHSGKSYLDAMLERETERTGIPSLKIDSNNVFGYYIEVRNTHKEKVPNDWTRKQTLVNAERYITEELKEYEAKILGAEEKILVLEQQLFNELVGWLSGYIVQVQSNAVIMAQLDCLCGFAQLAKDNKYVCPKFSEGYELDIKQGRHPVIEKQLPVGTPYVANDVYLDRDSQQMIMITGPNMSGKSAILRQTALIVLLAQMGSFVPAQAVTLGVVDKLFTRVGASDNISMGESTFMVEMNETASILNNISERSLVLLDEIGRGTSTYDGISIAWAISEYLHEHPARPKTLFATHYHELNEMTETFDRIKNFNVSIKETKDNVLFLRKLVSGGSEHSFGIHVAKMAGMPQQVLAKANKILKKLEKSHSSEELTDKLKTAQNEMQLSFFHLDDPLLEEIKQEIIHTDIDTLTPIEALMKLNEIKRMLTRAK is encoded by the coding sequence ATGAAACAATACAATCAAATTAAAGCAAAGTATCCTGATGCTTTACTATTGTTTCGTATAGGAGATTTTTACGAAACCTTTGGCGAAGATGCAATTAAAGCTGCCGGTGTATTAGGTATAGTACTTACTCACAGGAATAATGGAGGTGATCGGACTGAATTAGCCGGATTTCCCCATCATTCCCTTAACACATATCTTCCTAAACTAGTGAAGGCGGGTATGCGTGTGGCTATTTGTGATCAATTGGAAGATCCTAAGCAAACTAAAACTATTGTTAAACGTGGAGTAACTGAGCTCATTACACCTGGTGTTGCATTAAATGATGACATACTTCATGCTAGAACCAATAATTTTTTAGCCGCATTATGGCAAGGAAAAGCACAGTGGGGGATTTCCTTTTTAGATGTGTCAACAGGTGAGTTTTTAACTTCCCAAGGTACTGTGGAGTATATTGATAAATTACTTCAAAACTTTCGGCCCAGTGAAGTGTTGGTTCCTAAAAAAATAAAAAAAGAATGTAAAGAGCTTTTTGGAGATGGTTTTCATACTTTTTTATTGGAGGATTGGGTGTTTCAAGAAGATTTTGCTTTTGAAACGTTAACGGGTCATTTTAAAACTAACTCTCTTAAAGGTTTTGGTATCGAGCAGTTAAATGAAGGAATAGCAACTTCAGGTGCTATCTTATATTACCTTTCTGAGACGCAACATCATAAATTAGAGCATATATCAACTTTACAACGAATTGCTGAAGAGGATTATGTGTGGATGGATCGATTTACAATTCGTAATTTAGAATTATACCACTCTCAAGCTTCTAATGCCGTAACATTACTTGACGTAATTGATAAAACCTTATCGCCAATGGGAGGGCGGATGCTAAAACGTTGGTTGGCTTTACCGCTTAAAAATGGAATTAAAATAAAACAGCGGCATGAGGTTGTTACTTATTTATTGGATCACGAAGATATTCATAAGAAAATACAGCATCAATTAAAGCAAATAGGAGATCTAGAACGATTAATTTCAAAGGTGGCAACAGGGAAAATTAATCCAAGAGAAGTTGTTCAGTTAAAGAATTCAATGAGTGCTATCTCGCCAGTAAAGGCAATTGCTATAGCCTCTGAAAATGAGGCATTACAGCGTTTAGGGGAGCGATTACAAAACGGGGAATTATTGAGCTCCAGAATAAAAGAAATGTTGACTGAAGAGGCACCTGTTCAAATTCAGAAAGGTAATGTGATAGCTCCTGGGTTTTCCGATGAGCTTGATGAATTACGGAATTTGTCGCATTCGGGGAAATCCTACTTGGATGCAATGCTAGAGAGAGAGACTGAACGTACAGGAATACCATCCTTGAAAATAGACAGTAATAATGTATTTGGATACTATATTGAAGTACGCAATACCCATAAGGAAAAGGTGCCAAATGACTGGACAAGGAAGCAAACTCTAGTTAATGCTGAACGTTACATCACAGAGGAACTTAAGGAATATGAAGCTAAAATATTGGGTGCTGAAGAGAAAATTTTAGTCTTGGAACAACAACTTTTTAACGAGCTAGTTGGTTGGTTGTCAGGGTATATTGTGCAAGTGCAATCGAATGCTGTTATTATGGCTCAGTTAGATTGTTTATGTGGTTTTGCCCAGCTTGCAAAGGATAATAAATATGTGTGTCCTAAGTTTTCAGAAGGGTATGAATTGGATATCAAGCAGGGTCGTCATCCGGTAATTGAGAAACAACTTCCAGTAGGGACGCCATATGTAGCTAATGATGTGTATTTAGACAGAGATAGCCAACAAATGATTATGATTACTGGACCAAATATGAGTGGAAAATCAGCTATTTTAAGACAAACAGCTCTAATTGTGTTGCTCGCTCAAATGGGAAGTTTTGTTCCTGCTCAAGCTGTCACATTAGGTGTGGTAGATAAGCTGTTTACCAGAGTAGGTGCTAGTGATAATATTTCCATGGGAGAATCAACTTTTATGGTAGAAATGAATGAAACTGCTTCTATTCTTAATAATATCTCAGAAAGAAGTTTGGTGTTACTTGATGAAATTGGGCGTGGGACTAGTACCTATGATGGAATTTCTATAGCTTGGGCAATTTCTGAATATTTACATGAACATCCAGCTCGTCCAAAAACTTTGTTTGCTACACACTATCATGAGCTTAACGAGATGACTGAGACTTTTGATCGTATTAAAAACTTTAATGTTTCTATTAAAGAAACTAAAGATAATGTGTTGTTTTTAAGAAAGCTTGTTTCTGGAGGTAGCGAACATAGTTTTGGAATTCATGTGGCGAAAATGGCAGGTATGCCTCAGCAAGTGCTGGCTAAAGCTAATAAAATACTTAAGAAATTAGAGAAATCTCATTCAAGTGAAGAGCTTACGGATAAATTAAAAACGGCTCAGAATGAAATGCAGCTTAGTTTTTTTCATTTAGATGATCCTTTGTTGGAGGAGATAAAGCAAGAGATTATTCATACAGATATTGATACGCTAACCCCGATAGAAGCACTAATGAAGCTAAATGAGATAAAGCGAATGTTAACTCGAGCTAAATAG
- a CDS encoding DMT family transporter — MNWILLIIAGLFEVGFAACLGKAKESTGPVATYWYLGFLICLAISMLLLVKATQSLPIGTAYAVWTGIGAVGTVLIGIFIFKEQADFWRIFFISTLIISIVGLKWVSN; from the coding sequence ATGAACTGGATTCTCCTCATTATCGCAGGCCTTTTTGAAGTAGGGTTTGCTGCCTGTTTAGGAAAAGCAAAAGAAAGCACCGGACCTGTTGCTACTTATTGGTACCTTGGATTTTTAATTTGTCTAGCTATTAGTATGCTTCTTCTAGTAAAAGCTACTCAGTCACTCCCGATAGGTACAGCTTATGCTGTTTGGACAGGTATTGGTGCTGTAGGAACCGTTTTAATTGGAATTTTTATTTTCAAAGAACAGGCAGATTTCTGGCGCATTTTCTTTATTTCTACACTCATTATTTCTATTGTTGGTCTAAAATGGGTATCTAACTAA
- a CDS encoding RNA methyltransferase produces MRKLANSELHRLDVDEYKAADKTPLIVVLDNIRSLNNIGSVFRTADAFLIEKIYLCGITATPPHKDIHKTALGATESVNWEYIEKTTDVIEHLKTQGIITLAIEQTEHATMLNKFQPDKGCTYAVVFGNEVKGVSQKAVNACDKVIEIPQYGTKHSLNISVSTGIVLWDLFCKLQ; encoded by the coding sequence ATGCGCAAACTTGCTAACAGCGAATTACATCGTCTCGATGTAGATGAATACAAAGCAGCTGACAAAACCCCGCTAATTGTAGTCCTTGATAACATTAGAAGTCTAAACAACATCGGGTCTGTATTCCGGACCGCAGATGCATTCTTAATTGAAAAAATTTATCTCTGCGGCATTACCGCAACCCCTCCCCATAAAGACATTCACAAAACTGCTTTAGGAGCTACGGAAAGTGTTAATTGGGAATATATTGAAAAAACAACCGACGTAATAGAACACCTAAAAACCCAAGGCATAATTACTCTTGCAATTGAACAAACGGAACACGCAACAATGCTTAACAAGTTTCAACCAGATAAAGGGTGTACTTATGCAGTGGTTTTCGGAAACGAAGTAAAAGGTGTTTCTCAAAAAGCAGTTAATGCTTGTGATAAAGTAATCGAAATTCCTCAGTACGGCACCAAACACTCACTAAATATTTCTGTTAGCACCGGAATTGTTTTATGGGATTTATTCTGTAAACTTCAGTGA
- the folK gene encoding 2-amino-4-hydroxy-6-hydroxymethyldihydropteridine diphosphokinase has translation MKKLSRVYIAIGSNLGNKLQNLQNAVYEIYRRVGEIAGLSRVYETESWGFTSANFYNACLAVDTALEPQEVMDMLLDIEEGLGRVRHRRKNYEPRSIDLDVLFYDDRIVETATLQIPHPQMVLRQFVLQPLHDIAPGKIHPKLFKTISELLEECDDESVPIPVREELQNPSVLSIFSKYNYIAIEGNIGAGKTSLAHKIALDFNAKLVLERFADNPFLPKFYEDNARYAFPLEMSFLADRYQQISDDLSQFELFKDFIVSDYDVFKSLIFAKVTLLPEEFTLYRKLFHIMYKDMVKPDLYIYLYQNTERLLRNIKKRGRDYEQKIPGEYLDRINQGYLDFIKTQPDLNVLVIDVSDMDFVSSENDYFEILSAIKNH, from the coding sequence ATGAAAAAATTAAGTCGCGTATATATAGCTATTGGTAGCAATTTAGGAAATAAGTTACAAAATTTACAAAACGCGGTGTATGAAATTTACAGGCGAGTAGGTGAAATTGCTGGACTTTCCCGAGTTTATGAAACAGAATCTTGGGGGTTTACTAGTGCAAATTTTTATAATGCTTGTCTAGCTGTTGATACAGCTTTAGAGCCTCAGGAGGTAATGGATATGTTACTTGATATTGAGGAAGGGTTGGGGCGTGTACGCCATCGTCGGAAAAATTATGAACCTAGATCTATAGATCTTGATGTACTATTTTATGATGATCGGATAGTTGAAACGGCTACGTTGCAAATACCTCATCCTCAAATGGTTTTACGTCAATTTGTGTTACAACCCCTTCATGATATAGCTCCCGGAAAAATACACCCTAAATTATTCAAAACTATTTCGGAGTTACTTGAAGAATGTGATGATGAATCTGTTCCTATACCTGTTAGAGAAGAACTTCAGAATCCATCGGTATTGTCTATTTTTTCCAAATATAATTATATTGCGATTGAAGGGAATATAGGTGCGGGAAAGACTTCTCTTGCTCATAAAATTGCATTGGATTTTAATGCTAAATTGGTGCTTGAACGTTTTGCTGACAATCCTTTTCTGCCTAAGTTTTATGAAGACAATGCTCGCTATGCATTTCCTCTGGAAATGTCTTTTTTGGCAGATCGGTATCAGCAAATTTCGGATGATCTTTCACAATTTGAGTTGTTTAAAGATTTTATAGTGTCAGATTATGATGTTTTTAAATCTTTAATTTTTGCTAAAGTAACCCTATTACCTGAAGAGTTTACATTATATCGAAAGTTGTTTCATATTATGTATAAGGATATGGTAAAGCCAGATTTGTATATCTATCTTTATCAAAATACAGAGCGATTATTACGAAATATTAAAAAACGTGGTCGTGATTATGAGCAGAAAATCCCTGGAGAATATCTTGATCGAATCAACCAGGGATATTTAGACTTCATTAAGACTCAGCCTGATTTAAATGTATTGGTTATTGATGTGTCTGATATGGATTTTGTTTCAAGCGAAAATGATTATTTTGAAATTTTGTCAGCAATAAAGAATCACTGA
- the sppA gene encoding signal peptide peptidase SppA: MAFLRNLLASILGVFIATGIMFFVFLMFISILSAGSGSDVVTVHNNSILELQFNKPLKDYGGRFLITDIDHSYENYDGMNHILEAIRAAKTDSKIKGISVYNTFLMGGMAQTKALRDALDDFKNSGKFVYAYSDIMLQKDYYLSSVADSIFLNPLGEMEFKGLSSEVLFFKDFQEKSGIKLEVVRHGKYKSAVEPYLENSMSDDNRLQIKELLQSLWNTMVADIAESRRVDIAHLNRIADELNARNPQLALASGLIDKIVYEDQYESALYLASDLSMDNKLNYINIYDYAEHVGHRPKITSGKNKIAVIYAEGEIIYGKGDKNFVGQGTISKSLREAAQDEQIKAIVLRVNSPGGSALASDIMWREVELAKAKKPVYVSMGNYAASGGYYIACGADKIFAEPNTITGSIGVFGILPNIKNLANRWGINAEQVNTHKNSQGFSLFESPSEGFISTTKESIENIYSTFLERVSAGRNLSIAEVDSIAQGRVWSGNTAKDIGLVDEIGGLSQTVKAIAKDNGIENYVVESYPNYESSIDEILERFGISSAKVKENIVKEEIGEPTYEILQKIKHLSTQKGVQARLPFELAIQ, from the coding sequence ATGGCTTTTTTAAGAAATTTACTAGCTTCGATTTTAGGTGTTTTTATAGCAACTGGCATCATGTTTTTCGTTTTTTTAATGTTTATCTCTATCCTCTCTGCAGGGAGTGGGAGTGATGTTGTCACCGTGCACAATAACAGCATTTTGGAATTGCAATTCAATAAGCCTTTAAAAGATTACGGGGGTCGCTTCCTTATTACAGATATTGACCATTCGTATGAAAATTATGATGGAATGAATCATATATTGGAAGCCATTAGAGCTGCTAAGACAGACTCAAAAATCAAGGGAATAAGTGTTTATAACACATTTCTAATGGGAGGAATGGCACAAACTAAAGCACTTAGAGATGCTCTCGATGATTTTAAAAACTCTGGCAAGTTTGTATACGCCTACAGTGATATAATGCTCCAAAAAGATTATTATCTCAGTTCAGTTGCTGACTCTATCTTTTTAAACCCTTTAGGTGAAATGGAATTTAAAGGACTTTCATCCGAGGTTCTATTTTTCAAAGATTTTCAGGAAAAATCGGGTATAAAATTAGAAGTGGTGCGTCATGGGAAATATAAAAGCGCAGTGGAACCTTATCTTGAGAATAGTATGAGTGACGATAATAGGCTTCAAATAAAAGAACTATTACAATCACTTTGGAATACTATGGTTGCTGATATTGCTGAAAGTCGAAGAGTAGATATCGCACATTTGAATAGAATTGCAGATGAACTTAACGCCCGTAACCCACAACTTGCATTGGCCTCTGGGCTAATTGATAAGATTGTATATGAAGATCAGTACGAGTCCGCTCTTTATTTGGCCTCTGACCTTAGTATGGACAATAAACTGAATTATATAAATATTTACGATTATGCAGAACACGTAGGCCATAGACCTAAAATTACTTCTGGAAAAAATAAAATTGCCGTAATATATGCTGAAGGTGAAATTATTTATGGCAAGGGAGATAAGAATTTTGTTGGTCAAGGCACTATTTCAAAATCTTTACGCGAGGCTGCACAAGATGAACAAATAAAAGCCATTGTACTTCGTGTGAATTCTCCAGGTGGAAGTGCACTTGCTTCAGATATCATGTGGCGTGAAGTTGAACTGGCTAAGGCCAAGAAACCAGTATATGTCTCAATGGGTAACTATGCCGCCTCAGGAGGTTACTATATAGCTTGTGGTGCAGACAAAATTTTTGCAGAACCCAACACAATAACTGGCTCAATAGGTGTATTCGGAATTTTACCTAATATTAAAAATCTTGCGAATCGTTGGGGAATAAATGCGGAACAAGTAAACACCCATAAGAATTCTCAAGGATTTAGCCTCTTTGAATCACCATCAGAAGGATTTATAAGTACTACAAAAGAATCCATTGAAAATATTTACAGTACCTTTCTTGAGCGAGTATCGGCTGGTAGAAATCTTAGTATTGCAGAAGTTGACAGTATAGCTCAAGGTCGTGTTTGGAGTGGCAACACGGCAAAAGATATTGGACTTGTAGATGAAATTGGGGGGTTATCTCAAACTGTGAAAGCGATTGCGAAGGATAATGGAATTGAAAATTACGTAGTAGAGTCCTACCCAAATTATGAAAGCAGCATTGACGAAATACTCGAACGTTTTGGCATTTCATCTGCCAAGGTTAAAGAAAATATTGTTAAAGAAGAAATAGGAGAACCTACCTATGAAATTCTTCAAAAGATAAAACACTTAAGTACTCAAAAAGGTGTTCAAGCACGGTTGCCATTTGAACTTGCCATTCAATAA
- a CDS encoding queuosine precursor transporter: MTFQDRKLAFSIYLYLGALFITSLVVSNLIFQKFFQWQPLGNITILGAPLFELSVGILPYPLTFLITDLISEIYGKKKANQIVTAGIFASVFSMGILWIANKTQAMPASPVNNTTFANVFALSPIAVLASMLAYLFAQYIDISIYHFWKRVTKGKHLWLRNNFSTFSSQFIDTFTVVSLLCIFKVLPWNLFYGLVVSGFLFKVMIAMLDTPLLYAVVFILRKKFGLKPGEEIVL, from the coding sequence ATGACATTTCAAGACCGTAAATTAGCCTTTTCTATTTACCTTTACTTGGGTGCATTATTTATCACCTCTTTGGTGGTTTCCAACCTTATTTTTCAAAAATTCTTTCAATGGCAACCCTTAGGAAATATAACCATTTTAGGAGCACCTCTATTTGAGCTTTCAGTAGGTATTCTGCCCTATCCACTTACCTTCTTAATTACGGATCTTATTTCAGAAATCTACGGAAAGAAAAAAGCAAACCAAATAGTAACAGCAGGTATCTTTGCCTCTGTTTTTTCCATGGGAATATTATGGATTGCCAACAAAACACAGGCAATGCCAGCCTCTCCTGTAAACAATACTACATTCGCAAATGTATTCGCATTATCACCAATTGCCGTTTTAGCCTCAATGCTCGCCTACCTATTTGCTCAATATATAGACATTTCAATCTATCATTTTTGGAAGCGTGTTACCAAAGGAAAACATTTATGGCTTCGTAATAACTTCTCTACGTTTTCTTCACAGTTTATAGACACCTTTACAGTGGTCTCTTTATTGTGCATTTTTAAAGTTCTTCCATGGAACCTTTTCTATGGACTGGTCGTAAGTGGCTTTCTCTTCAAGGTAATGATTGCCATGCTTGATACTCCTTTGCTATATGCTGTTGTATTTATTCTTCGAAAAAAGTTTGGTCTTAAACCTGGTGAAGAAATTGTTCTATAA